The following proteins are co-located in the Billgrantia tianxiuensis genome:
- a CDS encoding D-2-hydroxyacid dehydrogenase family protein — protein MKIVIPDDYQDCVRHLDAFAKLEGKEVTLYNDSVSDEDALVERFRDADALVLIRERTPITESLLAKLPNLKAISQTGGGAAHVDMAACQRHGVTVMAGTGSPHAAAELTWGLVLAAMRHIPEEFENLKAGRWQRTLGTGLKGRTLGIFGYGKIGQLIARYGQAFEMNVLAWGREGTRARAAEAGLEVAGSQAELFERSDVLSLHLRLNAETQGIVTAEDLARMKPSALLVNTSRAPLIEPGALEAALRAGRPGRAAVDVFEEEPVTSHPLLALPNFLATPHLGYVEKDSYELYFGDAFDNLLAFEAGRPVKNLAE, from the coding sequence ATGAAGATCGTGATTCCCGACGACTACCAGGACTGCGTGCGCCACCTCGACGCCTTCGCCAAGCTGGAGGGCAAGGAAGTCACCCTCTACAACGACAGCGTGAGCGACGAGGACGCCCTGGTGGAACGCTTCAGGGATGCCGATGCCCTGGTACTGATTCGCGAGCGCACGCCGATCACCGAGTCCCTGCTGGCCAAACTGCCCAATCTGAAGGCGATCAGCCAGACCGGCGGCGGCGCGGCACACGTCGACATGGCCGCCTGCCAGCGCCACGGCGTCACGGTCATGGCCGGCACCGGCTCGCCCCATGCCGCCGCCGAACTCACCTGGGGCCTGGTACTGGCGGCCATGCGCCACATTCCCGAGGAGTTCGAGAACCTCAAGGCCGGCCGCTGGCAGCGCACCCTGGGCACTGGCCTCAAGGGCCGCACCCTGGGGATCTTCGGCTACGGCAAGATCGGCCAGTTGATCGCCCGCTATGGCCAGGCGTTCGAAATGAACGTGCTGGCATGGGGCCGCGAGGGTACCCGCGCCCGCGCCGCCGAAGCCGGCCTCGAAGTGGCAGGCAGCCAGGCCGAACTGTTCGAGCGCAGCGACGTGCTGAGCCTGCACCTGCGATTGAACGCGGAAACCCAAGGCATCGTCACCGCCGAGGACCTTGCGCGCATGAAGCCCAGCGCCCTGCTGGTCAATACCAGCCGTGCGCCACTGATCGAGCCGGGCGCCTTGGAGGCTGCCCTGCGCGCCGGCCGCCCGGGTCGCGCCGCGGTGGACGTGTTCGAAGAGGAGCCGGTGACGAGCCATCCCCTGCTCGCGCTGCCCAACTTCCTCGCCACGCCGCACCTGGGCTACGTGGAGAAGGACAGCTACGAACTCTACTTCGGCGATGCCTTCGACAACCTGCTGGCCTTCGAGGCGGGCCGGCCGGTGAAGAACCTGGCCGAGTGA
- a CDS encoding carboxymuconolactone decarboxylase family protein, with protein MTSRQDRLDPNGLATRREVLGDAYVDAALAQADDFGWPMQELVTSNCWNDIWNRPGLARPTRSLINIGMLVALNRPHELKVHLRGALNNGCSEEEIREVLLQCVPYCGFPAAIDGLRVAREVIAAYREEQQAGN; from the coding sequence ATGACCTCACGCCAAGACAGGCTCGACCCAAACGGGCTCGCCACCCGCCGCGAGGTGCTCGGCGATGCCTACGTCGACGCCGCCCTCGCCCAGGCCGACGACTTCGGCTGGCCGATGCAAGAGCTGGTCACCAGCAATTGCTGGAACGACATCTGGAACCGCCCAGGACTCGCCCGCCCCACCCGCAGCCTGATCAACATCGGCATGCTGGTAGCGCTCAACCGGCCCCACGAACTCAAGGTGCACCTGCGCGGCGCACTCAACAACGGCTGCAGCGAGGAGGAGATCCGCGAGGTGCTGCTGCAGTGCGTGCCCTATTGCGGCTTTCCTGCCGCCATCGATGGCCTGCGGGTGGCCCGCGAGGTGATCGCCGCCTACCGCGAAGAGCAGCAGGCCGGCAACTGA
- a CDS encoding TAXI family TRAP transporter solute-binding subunit — protein MRLPSPLQRALKPLAAATLAAGLVAPAAAQEAIGIGVAPAASGWYFGFSELSRLVSADSPLEVSVRETGGSRENAIRLGRGEIDMGLIDAPGAYEAYTGTGRYENDAIEQMRMVLWVAPSTMHWAVRQDSGIETFEDLEGERFNPSSIGGGGEYITELVFDALGISPDFQRMSMSDAADAVVDGRIVGFSYNGIPPIPAFTEVHSSRPLHVLSLTDEQVATATEALPFLSATEIPEGTYRDMPAATTLGTYIGIAATSDLSEDAAYEFTRAYWENVEQLGQTFAPAQGMSAEISVENTATPLHAGALRYYREIGIEVPEELVPPEAQ, from the coding sequence ATGAGATTGCCCAGCCCACTCCAGCGCGCCCTGAAGCCGCTCGCCGCGGCAACTCTCGCCGCCGGCCTGGTCGCGCCAGCCGCCGCCCAGGAGGCGATCGGCATCGGCGTGGCACCGGCGGCTTCCGGCTGGTACTTCGGCTTCTCGGAGCTTTCGCGGCTGGTCAGCGCCGATTCGCCGCTCGAGGTCTCGGTGCGCGAGACCGGCGGCTCGCGGGAGAACGCCATCCGCCTCGGCCGCGGCGAGATCGACATGGGCCTGATCGACGCCCCGGGCGCCTACGAGGCCTATACCGGCACGGGGCGCTACGAGAACGACGCCATCGAGCAGATGCGCATGGTGCTGTGGGTAGCGCCTTCGACCATGCACTGGGCGGTACGCCAGGACAGCGGCATCGAGACTTTCGAGGATCTCGAGGGCGAGCGCTTCAACCCCAGCAGCATCGGCGGCGGCGGCGAATACATCACCGAACTGGTGTTCGATGCCCTGGGCATCTCACCGGACTTCCAGCGCATGAGCATGTCCGATGCCGCCGATGCCGTGGTCGATGGACGCATCGTCGGCTTCAGCTACAACGGCATCCCGCCGATCCCGGCCTTCACCGAGGTGCACTCCTCACGCCCGCTGCACGTGCTCTCGCTGACCGACGAACAGGTGGCCACCGCCACCGAGGCGCTGCCATTCCTCTCGGCCACCGAGATCCCCGAAGGCACCTACCGCGACATGCCGGCGGCCACCACGCTTGGCACCTACATCGGCATCGCCGCCACCAGCGACCTCTCGGAGGACGCCGCCTACGAATTCACCCGCGCCTACTGGGAGAACGTCGAGCAACTGGGCCAGACCTTCGCCCCGGCCCAGGGCATGAGTGCCGAAATCTCGGTGGAGAACACTGCCACGCCGCTGCATGCCGGCGCGCTGCGCTATTACCGCGAGATCGGTATCGAGGTACCGGAGGAACTGGTGCCGCCCGAAGCGCAGTAA
- a CDS encoding siderophore-interacting protein, whose product MAKQSYQVFDITLAHRHQVSASLVRFTFTGPEVSRMTTFAPDQRIKLFFPEAQGSLDALFDCVEREPENWYAAYRALPEALRPPMRTYTIRELRAERGEVDVEFVLHGDAGPASRWAMRAQPDERLAMTAPAVEVENLGVGYEWKPPRGVKRILVVADETALPAAAGILEELAARADRPQVDALIEVPLGDDARPLAATAGVRWLPRDATPGCAHGERLLRAIRDVDLRREIAHQGASPEGGAETPAEPGDDELLWEAAETNDGAPFYAWIAAETKVALGIRRYLVNECGLPKHCVSSMGYWREGKVLG is encoded by the coding sequence ATGGCCAAGCAGAGCTACCAGGTCTTCGATATCACCCTTGCCCACCGGCATCAGGTCAGCGCCTCGCTGGTCAGGTTCACTTTCACCGGGCCCGAAGTCTCGCGCATGACCACCTTCGCGCCGGACCAGCGCATCAAGCTGTTCTTCCCCGAAGCCCAAGGCAGTCTCGACGCCCTGTTCGACTGCGTCGAGCGCGAGCCCGAAAACTGGTACGCCGCCTATCGCGCCCTGCCGGAAGCCCTGCGCCCGCCGATGCGCACCTATACCATTCGCGAGCTGCGCGCCGAACGCGGCGAAGTCGACGTCGAATTCGTGCTGCACGGCGACGCAGGCCCCGCCTCGCGCTGGGCCATGCGCGCCCAGCCGGACGAGCGCCTGGCCATGACCGCACCGGCCGTCGAGGTGGAAAACCTCGGCGTTGGCTACGAATGGAAGCCGCCGCGCGGCGTGAAGCGTATCCTCGTCGTGGCCGACGAAACGGCCCTGCCGGCGGCGGCCGGCATCCTGGAGGAACTCGCTGCGCGTGCCGATCGCCCACAGGTGGATGCACTGATCGAGGTCCCCCTGGGCGATGACGCCCGGCCACTAGCCGCCACCGCCGGGGTGCGCTGGCTGCCGCGCGATGCCACGCCCGGCTGCGCCCACGGCGAGCGGCTGCTGCGCGCGATTCGCGACGTCGACCTGCGCCGCGAGATCGCCCACCAGGGCGCCAGCCCCGAAGGCGGCGCCGAGACGCCAGCGGAGCCAGGCGACGACGAGCTGCTGTGGGAAGCGGCGGAAACCAACGATGGCGCTCCCTTCTATGCCTGGATCGCCGCCGAGACCAAGGTGGCGCTGGGTATCCGGCGCTACCTGGTCAACGAGTGCGGGCTGCCCAAGCACTGCGTCAGCAGCATGGGCTACTGGCGTGAGGGCAAGGTGCTGGGGTGA
- a CDS encoding methyl-accepting chemotaxis protein: MHLRFRSLQLLVVTLAGACLLAVTAALVGYSLVSASRTQDVVAEHTQSLLESGIDERLSSLADAEAERIRNELDRALTLASQLAHANALMGMSGDDGRPQLRLSREELSNLVRHTVVENSGLMDAYVAWEPDAFGPDARYAGREAGFGEDSGRFRPWWVREADGSMRLGLLNEENMESEAPLGNGMRRGEYYLCPRDTLAPCIIDPAAYDYAGVMRMVTSFNVPILVAGEFRGIAGVDLSVDFTQEFLNRANQELYDGAGEMALIASLGSVAAYTADDGTLGDAAGQVLGDAVQQRILEAQRSGEMQRIEDADGMLELYLPFSVSDDQAPWVLLTRLPREVVLAELGALQRTLGDQRREHLLGMGLVGLLVAGLGLIAIWLVGGGIARPLRELAGRMREIATGDGDLTQRLPVKGRDESAELAIQFNAFADKIHDVLLEVRVSSEAVRVAASEIASGGQDLSRRTDTAAASLQQTSASMEEITSTVEHTAESAREANDLSQTASDVAARGGEVVSRVVVTMDEISEASRKIAEIVTVIDGIAFQTNLLALNASVEAARAGEQGRGFAVVAGEVRQLASRSAAAASEIKALIEASGAKVRDGTELVGQAGTTMSEIVTSVSRVSTVLQQITAATGEQSDGIGQVNVAVAELDRMTQENAALVEQSSAAAERLEEQSLRLAEAVGTFTLAGATSGAPLWSPAVLPPAVTRVEEEALAGAHPSTLPSRQ; encoded by the coding sequence ATGCACTTACGATTCCGCTCCCTTCAACTGCTCGTCGTCACCCTGGCCGGTGCGTGTCTCTTGGCCGTAACGGCTGCCCTGGTAGGCTATTCACTGGTGTCTGCTTCGCGCACCCAGGACGTGGTGGCCGAACATACCCAGTCACTGCTCGAAAGTGGCATCGATGAGCGGCTCTCCTCGCTCGCCGACGCCGAAGCCGAGCGCATCCGCAACGAACTGGATCGTGCCCTGACCCTGGCCAGCCAGTTGGCCCATGCCAATGCTCTCATGGGAATGTCCGGTGACGACGGTCGCCCCCAGTTGCGCCTGAGTCGCGAGGAGCTTTCCAACCTGGTACGCCACACGGTGGTCGAGAACTCCGGATTGATGGATGCCTATGTCGCTTGGGAGCCGGACGCATTCGGTCCCGACGCCCGGTATGCCGGTCGTGAGGCCGGCTTTGGGGAGGATAGCGGACGCTTTCGGCCCTGGTGGGTGCGCGAGGCCGACGGCAGCATGCGCCTGGGGCTTCTCAACGAGGAGAACATGGAGAGCGAGGCGCCACTGGGCAACGGTATGCGCCGGGGCGAATACTATCTCTGCCCGCGCGATACCCTGGCTCCCTGCATCATCGATCCGGCAGCCTATGACTATGCGGGCGTCATGCGCATGGTCACCTCCTTCAACGTGCCCATTCTCGTCGCGGGTGAGTTCCGCGGTATCGCCGGCGTCGACCTGTCGGTGGATTTCACCCAGGAGTTCCTGAACCGGGCCAACCAGGAACTCTATGACGGTGCCGGCGAGATGGCGCTGATTGCCTCGCTGGGCAGCGTGGCGGCTTATACCGCCGATGACGGTACCTTGGGGGATGCGGCCGGTCAGGTGCTGGGCGATGCGGTTCAGCAGCGCATTCTCGAAGCCCAGCGCAGCGGCGAGATGCAGCGGATAGAAGATGCCGACGGTATGCTCGAACTCTACCTGCCCTTCAGCGTCAGCGACGACCAGGCTCCTTGGGTGCTGCTCACCCGCCTGCCGCGGGAGGTGGTGTTGGCGGAGCTGGGGGCCTTGCAGCGTACCTTGGGCGATCAGCGCCGCGAGCACTTGCTGGGCATGGGCCTGGTGGGGCTGCTGGTCGCCGGCCTCGGCCTGATCGCGATCTGGCTGGTGGGAGGCGGCATCGCCAGGCCGCTGCGAGAGTTGGCCGGGCGCATGCGCGAGATTGCCACCGGCGACGGTGACCTGACCCAGCGCCTGCCGGTCAAAGGGCGCGACGAGAGTGCCGAGCTGGCCATCCAGTTCAATGCCTTCGCCGACAAGATCCATGACGTGCTGCTCGAGGTACGCGTAAGCAGCGAGGCGGTGCGTGTCGCCGCCAGCGAGATCGCCAGCGGCGGACAGGATCTGTCGCGGCGTACCGATACTGCCGCCGCCAGCTTGCAGCAAACCTCGGCCTCGATGGAGGAAATCACCAGCACCGTGGAACACACCGCCGAATCCGCACGCGAGGCCAATGACCTGTCGCAGACAGCCTCCGACGTGGCTGCACGTGGTGGCGAGGTGGTGTCCCGGGTGGTGGTGACCATGGACGAGATCTCCGAGGCCTCACGCAAGATCGCCGAAATCGTCACGGTGATCGACGGTATTGCCTTCCAGACCAACCTGCTGGCTTTGAACGCCTCGGTGGAGGCGGCCCGTGCCGGCGAGCAGGGGCGCGGGTTCGCGGTGGTCGCCGGCGAAGTGCGCCAGCTCGCCAGCCGCTCGGCGGCGGCCGCGAGCGAGATAAAGGCGCTGATCGAGGCATCGGGGGCCAAGGTGCGTGACGGTACCGAGCTGGTCGGCCAGGCTGGCACCACCATGAGCGAGATCGTCACTAGTGTCTCCCGGGTGAGTACCGTGCTCCAGCAGATCACGGCGGCCACCGGCGAGCAGAGCGACGGTATCGGCCAGGTCAATGTGGCGGTTGCCGAGCTGGACCGCATGACCCAGGAGAACGCCGCCCTGGTCGAACAGTCGAGCGCCGCCGCCGAGCGGCTCGAGGAGCAGTCGCTGCGTCTGGCCGAGGCGGTGGGAACCTTCACCTTGGCCGGTGCGACCAGCGGAGCTCCGCTATGGAGCCCTGCTGTCCTGCCGCCGGCAGTTACCCGGGTCGAGGAGGAGGCCCTGGCTGGGGCTCACCCCAGCACCTTGCCCTCACGCCAGTAG
- a CDS encoding 2-hydroxychromene-2-carboxylate isomerase, with protein sequence MSHTITYYYSLVSPWTYLGHARLGEIATHHGATIDYVPVTVSAVFPRTGGLPLPKRAPERQAYRLIELKRWPQLLGIPLNVEPKHFPTDDRPAARMALSAKAQGHGIAGLSLAILRACWAEERDIADLATLREIADACGLDGQALLDESETQAGQERLDDACEQAVAAGCFGVPWYEVAGEPFWGQDRLELVEKKLAGAF encoded by the coding sequence ATGTCGCACACCATCACCTACTACTACAGCCTGGTATCGCCGTGGACCTACCTGGGCCACGCCCGGCTAGGCGAAATCGCTACCCACCACGGCGCCACCATCGACTACGTGCCGGTCACGGTAAGCGCGGTGTTCCCCCGGACCGGCGGGCTGCCGTTGCCCAAGCGTGCGCCGGAGCGCCAGGCCTATCGCCTGATCGAGCTCAAGCGCTGGCCGCAATTGCTGGGCATTCCGCTCAACGTGGAACCAAAGCACTTCCCCACCGACGATCGCCCGGCGGCACGCATGGCGCTGAGCGCCAAGGCCCAGGGGCACGGCATTGCGGGACTCTCGCTGGCCATCCTGCGGGCCTGCTGGGCCGAGGAACGCGATATTGCCGACCTCGCCACCCTGCGCGAGATCGCCGATGCCTGCGGCCTGGACGGCCAGGCGCTGCTGGACGAATCGGAAACCCAAGCGGGGCAGGAGCGGCTCGACGATGCCTGCGAGCAAGCCGTCGCCGCCGGCTGCTTCGGCGTGCCATGGTACGAGGTCGCTGGCGAACCGTTCTGGGGCCAGGACCGCCTGGAGCTGGTCGAGAAGAAGCTCGCCGGAGCGTTTTGA
- a CDS encoding EF-hand domain-containing protein → MRLRTLALLLALASVPITALAERPGPEDGPLMTRSGSMEAPLVKRSFDQLDTDDDGRLSQAETVGAALTDSFWELDHNRDGFLSRQEYDYHPN, encoded by the coding sequence ATGAGACTTCGCACACTTGCCCTGTTGCTTGCCCTGGCCAGCGTTCCCATCACGGCGCTAGCCGAACGTCCTGGCCCCGAGGATGGCCCGCTGATGACCCGCAGCGGCAGCATGGAAGCCCCGCTGGTCAAGCGTAGCTTCGATCAACTCGACACCGACGACGACGGCCGGCTGTCGCAGGCCGAAACCGTCGGTGCGGCGCTGACCGATTCGTTCTGGGAGCTCGACCACAATCGCGACGGCTTTCTCAGCCGTCAGGAGTACGACTATCACCCTAACTGA
- a CDS encoding helix-turn-helix domain-containing protein, with product MTPLPAGTPRVPSTIHEMRERLIQLLDEATATLARDQEAARKSLAEALLLLAQAPLATAPEPALHGGLVGWQIRRVIAFVDTHLDTTIHVKEMAAEARLSLSHFSHAFKLTFGEPPLAYVTRRRLALACEMMLASTAPLSHIAHECGFYDQSHFTRHFHRRLGMTPQRWRRQHAEEPND from the coding sequence ATGACGCCGTTACCTGCCGGGACACCGCGAGTACCAAGCACCATCCATGAGATGCGGGAAAGGTTGATCCAACTGCTCGACGAAGCCACGGCGACTCTGGCCCGGGATCAGGAAGCGGCACGCAAAAGCCTGGCCGAGGCCCTGCTGCTGCTGGCACAGGCACCTTTGGCAACCGCACCGGAGCCGGCGCTGCATGGTGGGCTTGTCGGCTGGCAGATTCGGCGCGTGATCGCCTTCGTCGATACGCACCTAGATACGACGATCCACGTAAAGGAGATGGCAGCCGAAGCGCGCCTCAGCCTCAGTCACTTCTCGCACGCCTTCAAGCTGACCTTCGGCGAACCGCCGCTGGCCTACGTGACCCGCCGTCGCCTGGCCCTGGCCTGCGAGATGATGCTGGCCAGTACTGCACCGCTATCGCACATTGCGCACGAATGCGGCTTCTACGACCAATCGCACTTCACTCGCCACTTTCACCGCCGCTTGGGCATGACACCACAGCGTTGGCGTCGCCAGCATGCCGAAGAGCCCAACGACTGA
- a CDS encoding flavin reductase family protein, giving the protein MSDYLLEESPLSSGAIYRLFCGTICPRPIAWVSTHDRDGNTNLAPFSFFNVVSVAPPVLGFSPLLNGESQPKDTIRNLEQVPECVVHISGEALVNEMNATSASLPAGEDEFALAGLEKVAMPGLSVPRVAAAPVAFGCRLREIVRFGDQPMAGCLVLAEVVSIHIDDAIWNGRHVSVEALKPIGRMAGSDYARTSDLFGLERPS; this is encoded by the coding sequence ATGAGCGACTATCTGCTGGAAGAGTCACCGCTGAGCAGCGGGGCCATCTATCGCCTGTTCTGCGGCACCATCTGCCCGCGCCCCATCGCCTGGGTGTCGACCCACGATCGCGACGGTAACACCAACCTGGCGCCGTTCTCCTTCTTCAACGTGGTGAGCGTGGCGCCGCCGGTGCTGGGCTTCTCGCCGCTGCTCAATGGCGAAAGTCAGCCCAAGGACACCATTCGCAACCTGGAGCAGGTGCCGGAGTGCGTGGTGCACATCAGCGGCGAGGCGCTGGTCAATGAAATGAACGCCACCAGCGCCAGCCTGCCGGCGGGAGAGGACGAGTTCGCCCTGGCCGGCCTGGAGAAGGTCGCCATGCCGGGGCTGTCGGTGCCGCGGGTGGCGGCGGCCCCGGTGGCCTTCGGCTGTCGGCTGCGCGAGATCGTGCGCTTCGGCGACCAGCCCATGGCGGGCTGCCTGGTGCTGGCGGAGGTGGTGTCGATCCATATCGACGATGCCATCTGGAACGGCCGTCACGTGAGCGTCGAGGCACTCAAGCCCATCGGGCGGATGGCGGGCAGCGACTACGCCCGTACCAGCGACTTGTTCGGACTGGAGCGGCCGTCGTGA
- a CDS encoding AraC family transcriptional regulator — MASLSSPPPQQRMIELLYRLAPHEGYTESQLDGVRFLRSNRPLKLTPVLYEPSIVIVCQGRKRGYLGGEVYLYDALHYLVLSVPLPFASETEASPEEPLLAMSIRLDMAVVAELVFLLDQMDARTEAPPRGILSTPLGASMADATLRLLEALASPTEAQVLAPNIVREICYRVLVGEQGGSVRAALAQQGQFGRIAKALHRIHAEFAEPLEVGRLAGEVGMSTAAFHVHFKAVTQTSPLQYIKSTRLHQARLLMIRDGLPAAAAAARVGYESPSQFSREFKRFFGRPPGEEVREMKASLALLPPAQAAGMAMTH, encoded by the coding sequence GTGGCCAGCCTGTCTTCCCCTCCCCCCCAACAGCGCATGATCGAGCTGCTGTATCGGCTCGCGCCGCACGAGGGCTATACCGAGTCACAGCTGGATGGGGTGCGTTTCCTGCGTTCCAATCGTCCGCTGAAGCTCACCCCGGTGCTGTACGAGCCGAGCATCGTGATCGTGTGCCAGGGTCGCAAGCGAGGCTACCTGGGCGGTGAGGTCTATCTCTACGATGCCCTACACTATCTCGTGCTGTCGGTACCGCTTCCCTTTGCCTCGGAAACCGAGGCCAGCCCCGAGGAGCCGCTGCTGGCCATGTCGATTCGACTCGACATGGCCGTGGTGGCGGAGCTGGTCTTCCTGCTGGACCAGATGGATGCGCGCACTGAGGCGCCGCCGCGGGGCATCCTCTCCACGCCGCTCGGCGCGTCCATGGCGGATGCCACGCTCAGGCTGCTCGAGGCGCTGGCCTCGCCCACGGAAGCGCAGGTGCTGGCGCCCAATATCGTGCGGGAGATCTGCTATCGCGTGCTGGTCGGCGAGCAGGGCGGCAGCGTGCGCGCGGCGCTGGCCCAGCAGGGCCAGTTCGGCAGGATCGCCAAGGCGCTGCACCGCATCCACGCGGAGTTTGCCGAGCCCCTGGAGGTGGGCCGCCTGGCCGGCGAGGTCGGCATGAGCACGGCGGCCTTTCACGTGCACTTCAAGGCGGTGACGCAAACCTCGCCCCTGCAGTACATCAAGTCGACGCGACTGCACCAGGCACGGCTGTTGATGATCCGGGATGGCCTGCCCGCCGCCGCCGCTGCTGCCCGGGTGGGCTACGAGAGTCCTTCGCAGTTCAGCCGCGAGTTCAAGCGCTTCTTCGGCCGGCCGCCCGGCGAGGAGGTGCGCGAAATGAAGGCTTCGCTGGCGCTGTTGCCGCCGGCCCAGGCGGCGGGCATGGCGATGACACATTGA
- a CDS encoding SDR family oxidoreductase, giving the protein MSKVILLTGASSGIGEATARLLASHGHRLVIGARRTDRLEALAQGIRSEGGNVEYHALDVTLREDVQAFADAALKLHGRIDVIVNNAGVMPLSPLASLKVDEWDRMIDVNIRGVLHGIAAVLPTMQAQGSGQVINISSIGGLYVVPTAAVYCATKYAVRAISDGLRQEHDTLRVTCVCPGVVESELADTITDPGAAEAMKSYRQIALKPDAIATAIAHVIDQPDDVDTSEIVVRPTASPA; this is encoded by the coding sequence ATGAGCAAAGTCATCCTTCTCACCGGCGCCAGCAGCGGTATTGGCGAGGCTACCGCCCGCCTGCTGGCAAGCCACGGCCATCGGCTGGTCATCGGCGCACGCCGCACCGACAGGCTGGAAGCGCTGGCCCAGGGCATTCGCAGCGAGGGCGGCAACGTGGAGTACCACGCGCTGGACGTCACCCTGCGCGAAGACGTGCAGGCCTTCGCCGATGCTGCACTGAAGCTTCATGGCCGCATCGACGTGATCGTCAACAATGCCGGCGTCATGCCGCTTTCGCCCCTGGCCTCGCTCAAGGTCGACGAATGGGACCGCATGATCGACGTCAACATCCGCGGCGTGCTGCATGGCATAGCCGCCGTACTGCCCACCATGCAGGCCCAGGGCAGCGGACAGGTAATCAACATCTCCTCCATCGGCGGGCTCTATGTGGTGCCCACCGCCGCCGTCTACTGCGCGACCAAGTATGCCGTGCGGGCGATTTCCGACGGGCTGCGCCAGGAGCACGACACGCTGCGCGTCACCTGCGTCTGCCCCGGCGTCGTCGAATCGGAGCTGGCCGACACCATCACCGATCCCGGCGCCGCCGAAGCAATGAAGAGTTACCGCCAGATCGCGCTCAAGCCCGACGCCATCGCCACGGCCATCGCCCATGTTATCGACCAGCCCGACGACGTGGACACCAGCGAAATCGTGGTCCGCCCCACCGCCAGCCCGGCATAA